In Telopea speciosissima isolate NSW1024214 ecotype Mountain lineage chromosome 10, Tspe_v1, whole genome shotgun sequence, the DNA window AGGAGGATGTAGGCTTCATATCTTTATTGGACTAGAATAATGGCCTTCCTAGCTATGTGATTCAGATGATTGAGTCCATCATGTGTGCCTTCTTGTGGAAGGGAAGTGACAATAATAAATCCTTCACACCATCAGCTGGACCTCAGTTTTCCTTCCAAAGAAGGAGGGAGGACTAGGTCTAAATAGAGTAAAAGATATAAATAAGCCGGGTCTTCTTAAGCTTCTTTGAAAAATTGTTAAAAAGAGAGAAGGTTTATGAACTCAGCGGATTTATTTTAAATACTTCAAGAAAGACTCTATTTGGACAGTCAAATGCGGTTCTGatgctttttgggtttggaaaaagATTCTAAAGTTGAGACATTTGGTTCAAGATCACATAGTTAATTTCCAAGATTGATCATGGAATGTCCACAAGACTTTGGTTAGACAATTGGCACCCATGTGGAGTCCTTCTCTCAGTGTTTGGAGATAGAATTAGGTATGACCGGCTCTGAAAGGATGGCACTTGTCTCTTCGATCATCTATAATGGGTCTTGGAGACCAAGTCCTTTAATTTCTTCAGATCTTTAATTTCTCTAGGAGCAACTTCAGCATATTGGTAGAAGGCCTCCGGCAACGGTGATATTGTTGAATGGAACCCCTCTACCAATAAGATGTTCTCTTTGACGTCAGCTTGGGAGCTAATTAGATCTAAAGGAAccattgttcctttgtgggacTTGATTTGATTTACTCACCACATCCCCAGACATTGCTTCATTACATGGTGTGCCCTCACTAGTTCCCTCGCCACTCAGGAGTTCCTTTCTCACAAGAACATCTCTATCCCCAATTGTTGTCTCTGTTGGAATGATATGGAGAATATTGATCTTTTGTTCTTTAATTGCCCTATTCCAAGGCTATTTGGGCTGGATTTATTCGCAAGTGTTGCCCTTCTCATGTGCCCGTCTCTTCCTTTGCCAAAGACTGGAGTTGGATTAGACAAGAGTTGAAAGGAAAGTCGATATGTAAGAGGGCTGTACAAATGATTTTTTGTGCTACTATTTGTCATCTTTGGTGAGAGAGAAACAAACGTAGATGGACCTCCTTTTCTCGGTCTCATATGTAGATTCGGAGTGCCATCGAGTTTGATGTCAGAACTAAGATCAACCATCTTCATGCTTCGGACTTAGATTGCTTCAGGAATCATCATATTGCTACTTCTTGGGGTCTTCAGATCTGGCTCTATTAAGCCTTTTGCTgctttgttgttttttgtttgaggCTTGGCCTCTTGTTCCATTTGAGTTGTTGtatcttctttgctttctttattATCAGTTtgtattcacccaaaaaaactaTTAGCAGCAATAATTACAACTgttattccttttatttttgggacaGAGAAGCTACAAAttggagtttctttttttttttttctatttcttagcAACTTTTTAGTTCCGGTTCATTTCCaggaaccaaaaaatgaactGGTCTTAAGAAAcagatttctcttattttttttgctcccaagaaataaaaataaaggggaatagagaaacaaaagtgttatcatgcaggcccttgATCATTCTCTATATATTGCAAAACCAAATAGCGACCTTTAAGtataataagtttttttttttttttttttgatttaggTGGGACCTGTTACTAGGCAGCCAAGGGGTGGGCGCCAAGGGGGTCAGCCTTTGATGTGTGGGGGAGAGTACATGGGCTGGGGATGGAAAGGGTGGAAGGTGCATATCAAGCACTAATGCAATGAGGAGTACTTGATCTACTGACCAAGCATCGGGCATGCTTTCAAGCGAGCTGTGCAAAACCACCCGAGGGAGTCTAGGTCTATAGGGATAAGAAGAAATTACAAGCTGGGTGCTGTTAGAAACGTGTTTGTTCTTCTATCAGGAATACCCTTGAGAAGGGGTGCCCACTCGTCCGGGCATGTGTAATCTTGTTCAGTGATTTTGgattacactttttttttaaaaaaaaatttatgggaggaacAATGAGTTGGATAAAGATGGAGAAGCAAATTTGAGTGTggattggaaaaataaaaaacaaagggaactcgaaatacaaaattatatcttgtgtttttttttcctgcttgaaatcttctttttcgagaaggcaaagaaaaaaaagaaagatttttttatggatatctctatcaaataattttattattttacttttttgtggCATTAATTGTCATATAAcacgtcctttttttttttttctttcaatggaGGTAAATTTTGTGATTTAATGTTGATATACCTAAATATAGCCATCCAATGATGTCACACCATGTCACTATTGTCAGGGATGGTCCAATGAATAAAAGCCCACCGGGCCACACTCACATCTGCCCCAATCGACCCGGAATCAAGGATTCAGTTACATAAGGGGATTATCCATCATATGGGGATTGACTAGTCCCATTCCTAATATGCCGCTATCAGTTAGCGCCACACTCCTGTTATTGGTTGGATTGGACGTTCCAGATTCCAATAACCATTTGTGACTTCGGTAGGGGTGCCCTTCTTCTCTCAGGAATACCCTCGAGAAGCTCTAGGGCAGCCGGCCTTTGGTTGtaattattctttttctttctcaataaaTTCGATATATCGataaattaaaaccaaaaaaaaaagaacataaccaAGCTTGAACTTCATACTTTGTACATAGGTAACCTGTtcataattattaattatgtgGTACACACCGGTCTTATAGTCCTAGTGCCTAACCCCAACTGGCATTGCATCTTTTTGAACAACTAAACAAGGGAATGcccattatttttattaaactGCTTATttgccacacacacacacatagaacAGGTCCAAACACTGATACGATTAAGCCATCATCTTCTGGAACTCAGCGAAATCAATCACACCATCGCCGTTGAGGTCGAATGCCTTTATGATGCTCTTGCACTCTTCATTTGACATTTTGTTTCCAAGGCAACTGAATATCCTCTGCAAATCATCTAATGTAATGGACCCAGACCTCTTCCCAGCGAACATCTGAAAGCCTCTTTTCAGATCATCATCCCCACCTTCACGCTCCATCAACATTGGAAAATCCTCAAAGCTGAGCATCAAACTGTCGCCGCCTACTGCATCGAGTTCATTGGTCACAGCTTGAGCCTCCTCAGGTGACATGAACTTCTTTTTGGAGGCAAGGTAGGATCTGAGTTCAGATCCTTCGATTTTCCCATTACCATTAGCATCCAAGTGACGAAATATTTGTTGGAGTTAATCATTTCTTGATTGTTTTTTGGAATGCTGAAGGCGATGGACACTTAGCACGAAGCTCTTGTTGGAGAAGCATTTGGATAATGTTGCCTTGGAAACAACAACAGTTGCCATTAGAGTAGCTAGGAACGTCGAGAGTAGTGTTTGTTGCTTCTTGTTGGCTCTTGCTCTTTGCTGTGATGGAAA includes these proteins:
- the LOC122643449 gene encoding probable calcium-binding protein CML26 — protein: MAQGTSVIDHVMKMRNLFLDLKNLGTSFKLNYKTDVIFYSLPQEIYGSFIVNYNMNKLTVELPELGNMLEEVEAASKKQKQRARANKKQQTLLSTFLATLMATVVVSKATLSKCFSNKSFVLRSELRSYLASKKKFMSPEEAQAVTNELDAVGGDSLMLSFEDFPMLMEREGGDDDLKRGFQMFAGKRSGSITLDDLQRIFSCLGNKMSNEECKSIIKAFDLNGDGVIDFAEFQKMMA